ACCTGTGGATACGACAACATCCCAACTACCCAAATTTTTCTTTCGACAAAAGAGTAATAGACACCCTTACAAATAAGCTAGAGCAAGACCATAAAAATTTAAAAGAGCTAACAAGCAATATCAGCAGAGACGATCTTTTAAAGGTGCAAATTAGTGCACTTGAAGATGAAATAATAAGTTCATCTCTCATAGGGGGCGAAAGGCTTAAAAGATCAAGCATTCGCTCGTAGA
The DNA window shown above is from Campylobacter concisus and carries:
- a CDS encoding DUF4172 domain-containing protein; the encoded protein is MRQHPNYPNFSFDKRVIDTLTNKLEQDHKNLKELTSNISRDDLLKVQISALEDEIISSSLIGGERLKRSSIRS